The Frankiaceae bacterium genome includes the window GCGATGGGCGTCAACGTCAAGACGTACAACTCCCTCGACTTCGCGGTCGAGGTCCGCTGCGACCTCGCGACGTCGGGGCAGACGTACCGCTACGGCATCGAGGCGAAGGTCGCCAACGAGACCGTCGCCGCCACGGGGCTCACCGTCGAGTGCGCGGGCGTTGCCGCGGCCGCGCGGCGCCAGCGGCCCGAGGTCCGCGAGTTCGCGGCGCCGCCGGTCGTCCGCGCGCTCGTCGCGGCCGCCGCGCCGCCGCCGCCCGCTCCGCCCGCGCCGGTCCCCCAGCCGCAGCCGCAGAGCAACCCCAACCCGAACCCGCAGCCCGGCGTCCAGGCGCAGGCCGGCATGGCGCACCAGGAGCAGGCGGAGGTCCAGCTGGCGCTGGCCGAGATCGACGTCCACGAGGACGAGGAGCTCGCGATGGTGGGCGTCGCGGACACCGACGCGGCCAGGGCCGGAGCGGTGCTCTGCACCGGACTCGCGATGAGCGCGGGCTTCGCGGTGGCGATGCGGCGGCGTACGCGGACCTCGGTCGCCCGCGTCAGGAGTAGCGGGTGATGTAGCCGCGGCGGCGGAACGTCGAGAGCATCGCCTTGACGAACGCCGTCGCGGCGGCGAGCGCGACGAACGTCGACACGCCCGCCCAGCCGAGAGTGCCCCACGGGATGCCGTCGCCGTCGATGACGGTACGGGCGGCGGCGAACGCGTGGGTCGTCGGCAGCAGCCTGGCGATCGGCTGGAGGCCGCCGGGCAGCGACTCGATCGGGTAGAACACGCCCGACAGCGGCATGACGACGAAGAGGATGCCCCACGCCAGCGCCTCGGCGCCGGTGCCGAAGCGCAGCACCATGCCGATGACGAACATCGCCACGGCCCAGCCCGCCGCGAGCAGCACGGCGATGATCGGCAGCAGCGCGATGCCGAGCGACGTGACGTCGAACGCGTACAGCAGCGCCACCATGACGGCCACCGCGCCGACGCCGAGGAACAGCTTGACGAGCCCGAACGCCACGACGCCCGCGACCCACTCGGCCTCCGACATCGGCGTGACCATCATCGAGAGCAGGTTGCGCGACCACGTCTCCTCGAGGAAGCCGGTCGCGAGCGCGATCTGCGACTGGTAGACGACGTGCCAGAGAAGCACGCCGGCGATGAGGTAGCCGGCACCGGCCGCGCCGCCCGCGCCGCCCTCCCGCGCGAAGAACACCGCGAGCGAGCCGAACAGCAGCGTGTCGACGATCGGCCAGATCGTCACGTCGAAGAACCGGTGCGGGCTGCGCTTGAGGACGAGCGCCTGGCGCATCGCCACGGCACGGACGGGACGCCACCTCATAGCTTCGCTCGCTCCTCTGCCAGGTGGATGAAGACCTCTTCGAGGTCGCCCTGCCCGAACAGCGCCGCCACCTCGGCGGCCGACCCGTCGGCCACGATGCGGCCGGCGGAGAGGAACACGACGCGCTCGCAGAGGCGTTCGACCTCGACCATGTTGTGGCTCGTCACCAACAGGGCCGTGCCCTCGTCGTCGCAGAGGGACTGCAGGCCGAGGCGTACGCGCTGCGCGACGTCGGGGTCGAGCGAGGCGGTGGGCTCGTCGAGGACGAGCAGCTTCGGCGAGTGCATCGTCGCCTTGGCGATGCCGACGAGCGTCTTCTGGCCGCTGGAGAGCTCCGTGCCCATCGCGACCTCGAGCTCGGGGATGCGGAAGCGCGTGAGCGCCGCGCGGGCGGCGCCGGCAGCGTCGCGCAGGCCGTAGAGGTCGCCGTACATCGTGAGGTACTCGCGGACGCGCAGCTTCTCCGGCAGCGGCAGGTAGCCGGCCGCGAAGCCGACGTTGGCGAGCGCCTGCTTGCGCTCCTTGGGCAGCGGGTGGCCGAGGATCTCGACGCGGCCCTCGTCGGGCGACACGACGCCGAGCAGCATCATGAGCGTGGTGGTCTTGCCGGCGCCGTTGGGGCCGAGCAGCGCCACCCGTTCGCCAGGGCGGACGCGGAGGCTGACGCCGTCCACTGCTCTGGAACGCCGGTAGTCCTTGACCAGCCCTTCGGCCAGCAGCGCGTCGGTCACGACCGGTCACTCTCCCACCGGCGGGGGGTGACCGCACGCGAATTGGCGCAGGTCAGCGGCGGAGGTCGAGCGCCTCGGTGGCGGCGAGGTAGCCGGCGTCGCCGGCGCCGGAGAACACGAGGAAGCGCGAGCCGAGTGCCACGCCGCCGAAGCCGGTGCGGCCTGGCGCGAGGCGCGGCAGCCGGAGACGGCGCCCGGTGCGGGTGTCGTACGCCTCCACGCTGTCGAACACGCCGCCCGCGTGCTCCCCGCCCGCGCTGACGAGGAAGCCGGTCGAGGTCAGCGCGCTGACGTGGCCGCTGCGGGTCTGCAGCAGCCCGGGGACGCGGTACCAGCGGCCCGTAGGGACGTCGAGGCGCTCGACGAGGGCGGTGTTGGTGTCGGGCGAGCCGTTGCGGCCGCCGAGGGCCCAGACGCTCCTGCCGTCGGTGACGGCGGTGAGGTGCTCGCGCGGCGTCGGCAGCCCCTGGCCGGTCGACCACAGGCCGGTCTTCGGGTCGTACACGAGCGCCGTCGTCGCGAGGACGCCCTGCTGGGTGAAGCCGCCGTATATCCAGAGCTTGCCGCCGTACGCCACCATCGCGCCCGCCGCGCGGGTCTCCGGCATCGGCGCGATGGGCAGCCAGGTGCCGTCGCGGAGGACGAACGCCGTGTTGACCGCGCCGAAGACCACGGCGGAGTAGCCGCCGGCGACGTAGACGTCGTCGCCGAGCGCGGCGGACATGGCGTGGTTGACGGCCGAAGGGATGGGCGGCCCTGCCGACCAGCGGTCGGCCTTGGGGTCGTAGACGTCGACGCTGACCGAGTTGGTGAGCGAGACGACGAACCCGCCGACGGCGTAGACCTTGCCGCCGGCGACGGCGTACGCCCCCTCGTGCCGCGGCTCGGTCATGGCCGCGAGCGTCTTCCAGCGCGGCGCGGGACGGCTCCCCGCGAACGCGGGCGTGACGAGGACGAGTGCCGCGACGACGATCGCGGCGACGCGGCGCACCGGCCTACTCCAGGTAGTCGCGGAGCTTCTGGCTGCGGCTGGGGTGGCGCAGCTTGGAGAGCGTCTTGGACTCGATCTGGCGGATGCGCTCGCGGGTCACGCCGAACTCGCGGCCCACCTCTTCGAGGGTGCGCGGGTGGCCGTCGGTGAGGCCGAAGCGGAGCTGGATGACCTTCTTCTCGCGCTCGGAGAGCGTGTGCAGGACCGAGTCGAGCTGCTCCTGCAGGAGGATGAACGACGCCGCGTCGACCGGCACGACCGCGTCGGAGTCCTCGATGAAGTCGCCGAGGTGGGAGTCCTCCTCCTCGCCGATCGGGGTCTCCAGCGAGACGGGCTCCTGGCTCACCTTGAGGATCTCGCGCACCTTGTCGGGCGTGAGGTCCATCTCCTTGGCGATCTCCTCGGGCGTGGGCTCGCGGCCGAGGTCCTGCAGCAGCTGACGCTGTATGCGGATGAGCTTGTTGATCGTCTCGACCATGTGCACCGGGATGCGGATGGTGCGGGCCTGGTCGGCGATGGCGCGGGTGATCGCCTGGCGGATCCACCACGTGGCGTACGTCGAGAACTTGTAGCCCTTGGTGTAGTCGAACTTCTCGACGGCGCGGATGAGGCCGAGGTTGCCCTCCTGGATCAGGTCGAGGAAGAGCATGCCGCGGCCGACGTAGCGCTTGGCGATGGAGACGACGAGGCGCAGGTTGGCCTCGACGAGCTTCTTCTTCGCCAGCTGGCCGTCGCGCTCGATCGCCTCGAGGTCCTTGCGGGTCTTGTCGGCGATCTTGCGGGTGGTCGCGAGCTTCTCGGACGCGAAGAGCCCGGCCTCGATCCGCTTGGCGAGGTCGACCTCCTCCTCAGCCGTGAGGAGAGGGACCTTGCCGATCTCCTTGAGGTACATCCGGACCGGGTCGTTGGTGGGCGCCTTGAGCGCCAGCTCCTCCTCGCGGCGGAGCATCGCCTGGCGGTTCGGGTCCTCGTCCTCCTCGGAGGGCTCGACGATCTCGATGCCCTCGTCGTTGAACACCTGGAGAACGGCGTCCATCGACTCCGGCGGCAGCTCCGCCTGGACGAGCGCGGCGCCGATCTCCTCGCTGGTGAGGAAGCCCTGCTCCTTACCGCGGGTGATGAGGTCCTTGACCTCGTCGATCTGGGCTTCCTTGGGCAGTGCGGTCGGGCTCAACTCTCGTCCTTCTGTCGTGGTGCCGGGCCGTGGATCTCGACTCCGGCTACGTCGTCCCGTGTCCCGGGTCGATCGCCTGCTCGCGCAGGGCGCGCTGTCTCGCCTGCATGTCGACCAGCTCGCTGAACAGCGCGTTGTACTTCTCCGGCGCCTCCACGGGGTTCAACCGTTGGAGGCGCGATTTCGTTTCCGTGATTCGGCGCGTGAGACCCATCTCCTGTAGCCGGGCCACCTGCTGTCGTACGTACGCCGGGCGGCTGGCGTCGTCGCTCCGGAGTGGTTCGACGGCCAGCTCCGTGAGGAGCGAGCGTACGTCGTCGTCCGGCGCTGCTTGTCGTACCCGCGTGACGAAGCCTTGCACGCCCCCGTTGCTCGCGCCGAACGACCGTACGCCACCGGCGTCCTTGATGGCGTCGTGGCACGCCCGGTAGGCGGGGTGCGTGAACAGCTCCGGGTCGAGCGTGTCCCACACCGGGCCGACGAGCCCGGGGCTCTGGATGACCGACTTGAGCGACTCCCGCTGCGCCTTCAGCTCGGGATCCCGGGCGTCGGGGCGTACGGGCGCCTGCTGGGGCGCCTGCTGCGCGACAGCGCCGCGGGCGGCGATCTCGGACACCCGGGCGAGGACGTCGTCGACGGGCAGGCCGAGCCAGCCGGCCAGCCGGCGGGCGTACTCGGGGCGCAGGGAGCGGTCGCGGATGCCGGCCACGATGGGCGCGCACGTGGCCAGCGCGTGGACCCGGCCCTCGGCGGTCTCGAGGTCGTGCTTGGCCAGCTCGGCCTTGAGCTTGAACTCGAACAGCGGCACGCGGCGTGCCACGAGGTCGCGTACGGCGGCGTCGCCCTTGGCCAGGCGCAGCTCGCACGGGTCCATGCCGGACGGCTCGACCGCGACGAACGTCTGCGTGACGAACCGCGCGTCCTCCTCGAACACCTTGAGCGCGGCGCGCTGCCCGGCGTTGTCGCCGTCGAACGTGAACACGACCTCGCCGCGGAACTCGTCCTGGTCCATGAGCAGGCGGCGCAGCATGGAGATGTGGTCGCCGGTGAGGCTGGTGCCGCAGGTGGCGACGGCCGTGGGGACGCCGGCCAGGTGGCAGGCCATGACGTCGGTGTAGCCCTCGACGACGACGGCCTGGGCGCGGCGGCCGATCTCGAGACGGGCCTTGTCGAGGCCGTACAGGACGTGCGACTTTTTGTAGATCGCCGTCTCTGGCGTGTTGAGGTACTTGGGCTCGTCGCCGTCCTTGAGCGCGCGGGCGCCGAAGCCGATCGGGTCGCCGGTGTTGTCGCGGATGGGGAACATCAGCCGGCCGCGGAAGCGGTCGATGACGCCGCGCTGGCCCTGCGAGCACAGGCCCGCGGCGACGCACTCCTCGCGGCTGAAGCCCGCGCTCGCGAGGTGCTTGGTGAGGGAGTCCCAGGTGTCGGGGGCGTAGCCGACGCCGTACGCCCTGGCGGCGTCGTCGTCGAAGCCGCGCTCGGCGAGGAACACCCGCGCGGGCTTGGCGGCCGGGTCGTCGGCCAGGCGGGCGGCGTAGAACTCGACGGCGGCGCGGTGCGCCTGCACGAGGCGGGTGCGCTGGCCCGCGTGCGCGCCGCGGGTCGACGAGCCGCCCTGCGCGTACTTGATCTCGATGCCGGCCCGCTGGGCGAGGCGCTCGACGGACTCGGCGAAGCTGAGGTGCTCGATCCGCATGACGAAGTCGATGGTGTCGCCGCCGACGCCGCAGCCGAAGCAGTGGTACAGCCCGCGCGCCGGGGTCAGGTGGAACGACGGGCTCTTCTCCTCGTGGAACGGGCAGAGGCCCTTGAGCTCGCCGCCGCCGGCCGACCGGAGCTGGACGTAGTCGCCGACCACGGACTCGATCGGGGACGCCTCGCGGATGCGGGCGATGTCCTCGTCGGGGATCCTGGCCATACGGGGCGGTGCACCTCCTCGGTCCCGGGTCGTCGCGTCTGAGAGCGTCGCGTACTGCCGCCGGCGGGACGGGGTGACACGGCTCGGCCCGCCGCGTCTACGGGCGGGCCTTGCCTATAATTGTAATTTTCCTGCGTGTTCTGTCAAGACACCCCTCTCGGCAGGCGGTCCTTCTCCCATCCCAGCACCGCCACCGCGGTGTCGAACGCGAAGCGGTCGGTCATGCCCCCGACGTACGCCACCGCGCTGCGTACCGGGTCCTCGGCGTCGCTCTCGGCGGCGTAGTGCTCGACCAGCGCCCTGAGCACGGCGATCACGGCGTCGGCCTGGCCGACGGAGGCCGGGCGGGTGTAGATGCGCTCGTAGCAGAACGCTCGCAGCGCCGCGAGCGCGGCCGCCGGCTCGGGACGCATGCCGACGACGCCGGTGTCGCGGACGCAGTCGATGAGGGCGTTGACGAACGTCCTCAGCTGCTCCTTGCGAGTGCGCCCCGCGACGGCCGCGACGTCGGCGGGCACGTCGTCGAGCGCCACGATGCCGGCGCGGACGGCGTCCTCGAGGTCGTGCGCGGTGTACGCGCAGCGGTCGGCCCACGACACGACGAGCGCCTCGGGCGTCGAGGGCGCGGGACGGGACCAGGAGTGGTTGCGGATGCCGTCGAGCGTCTCGGCACAGAGGTTGAGCGGGGCGAGCGTGACGTCGGCGCCCCAGGGGGCGTGGTCGTAGCCCTCGGGGAGGAACGCCGCGAACGCGTCCTCGCTCGCGTGCCCGCCGGGCCCGTGGCCGCAGTCGTGACCGAGCGCGATGGCCTCGGTGAGGGGGACGTTGAGACCGGTGGCCCGGGCGACGCTGGTGGCGACCTGCGTGACCTCCAGCGCGTGCGTGAGGCGGGTACGCGCGTGGTCGGCGGGGTGCACGAAGACCTGCGTCTTGCCGGCAAGTCGGCGGAACGCGCTGGCGTGCAGGATCCGGTCGCGGTCGCGCTCGAAGCAGGTGCGCTCGGGGTCGGGCTCCTCCTCGCGGGCGCGGTGGCCGGCGCCGTGCGCGCGGGTGGCGCCGGGCGCGAGGAGCCGCGCCTCCAGGTCCTCGCGGGCGCGGCGGTCGTGGGGCGGCGTGCCGGCGAGGACGCGCGGGCCGGCGTCCCCGTGCGCCAGCACGACGCCGTCGGCACCGGGGGTGCGGTGCGTCGTGGCGGCCCAGGCGAGCGCGCGTTCGGTGGTCATGGCGTCAGCCTGACAGAGCGGTGTGACAGGAATCCGTACGCGCGGCGCAGAAGGACGCGCGCAGGCTGTCCCGGCTGGGTGCCGCCAACCCCCTACAAGGAGAGATCCCATGCGCTCGAAGCACGTGCTCGCCGCCGCCCTCGCCGTCGGGGCGTTCGCCATCCCGGTCTCGCCGTCGCACGCCGACCCGGGCGGCTGCGTGACGACGTACGCCGAGAACCGCCAGGAGTACTACTTCACCGGCGTCCCCGGCGTCGACTACCAGATCAAGCCCGAGCCGGAGGTCCACCTCTACCCGACCGCGCCGGTCGCCGTCGCCGTGTACATCGCCAGCACCGAGGCCGCCCAGGCGGGCGCGCTCGTCACCTGCATCGTCTGACCTGACGCGCTCCTTCCTCCGTCCCTCGGGCTCCGGCCCGGGGGACGGAGTCGTGTCAGAGCGCGAGTACGCGCCGCAGCCCGTCGTCGACCTCCCGCATCAGCGCGAGCGGGACCTGGCCGACGGGACCGTCGAGGTCGTCGCGAGGTACGGCCGACAGCTGCGAGACGTTGACGACCGAGTCCTTCGGCAGGCCGGTCGCCGACGCCGGCACGAAGACGTTGCCGGGGATCTGCCCGAGCTGGGTGTTGGACGTGAGGCTCGCGACGACGACCGAGCCGATCGCCGACCGGTTGACGTCGTCCGACTGAACGACCACCGCGGGCCGTCGCTTCGCCGGGGCGCTGCCGACCGCCGGCCCGAAATCGACCCAGAAGACTCCCCCGCGTTCGATCACCAGTCCTCCGTGTCCTCGGCGAGGCGCCGCATGTTGTAGTCCAGAACGTCCGGCAGCGTGCCGTCACTGCCGATGCGTTCGAGTGCCTCGTCGATCTCGCGCGTCAGCGACTCGGCCTCCAGCCGCTGGACGTACGCCTCCGCCGCGCGCTGGAAGAACGCCGACCGGCCCACGCCGAGGACGGACGTCCACTTGGTCACCTGCTCGAACAGCTCGTCGGGCACGGAGATCGCGGTCTTCATGGCAGGAGTATAACTTGGTATAACTACACGGCGCTAGGGCCGCGGCCGCCCGACGACGTGCCCAGGACCTTGTAGTACAGGTACGCCGCGGTCTCCCGCAGGATGTACCGCAGCTCCCGCCCGCGGCCCTGCACGACGGGCCCCGTACGCGCCGGTGAGGTGCGCGCCGACAGCCCGACCTCACCCGCCATCGAACGGGCGCGGTACGAGTGCCACGGGTCGGTGACGAGGAGGACGTTCTCCCAGGAACGCTCCTCCGCGAGCACGGCGACGGCTTCGAGGCTGGACAGCGTGTCGCTCCCCTTGCCCACCTCGGCCACGGCGTCGGCGGGCACGCCGGACGACCGCAGGTAGCGCGCGCCGGCGGCCGCCTCGG containing:
- a CDS encoding ABC transporter permease, which codes for MRWRPVRAVAMRQALVLKRSPHRFFDVTIWPIVDTLLFGSLAVFFAREGGAGGAAGAGYLIAGVLLWHVVYQSQIALATGFLEETWSRNLLSMMVTPMSEAEWVAGVVAFGLVKLFLGVGAVAVMVALLYAFDVTSLGIALLPIIAVLLAAGWAVAMFVIGMVLRFGTGAEALAWGILFVVMPLSGVFYPIESLPGGLQPIARLLPTTHAFAAARTVIDGDGIPWGTLGWAGVSTFVALAAATAFVKAMLSTFRRRGYITRYS
- a CDS encoding ABC transporter ATP-binding protein codes for the protein MTDALLAEGLVKDYRRSRAVDGVSLRVRPGERVALLGPNGAGKTTTLMMLLGVVSPDEGRVEILGHPLPKERKQALANVGFAAGYLPLPEKLRVREYLTMYGDLYGLRDAAGAARAALTRFRIPELEVAMGTELSSGQKTLVGIAKATMHSPKLLVLDEPTASLDPDVAQRVRLGLQSLCDDEGTALLVTSHNMVEVERLCERVVFLSAGRIVADGSAAEVAALFGQGDLEEVFIHLAEERAKL
- a CDS encoding kelch repeat-containing protein, which gives rise to MRRVAAIVVAALVLVTPAFAGSRPAPRWKTLAAMTEPRHEGAYAVAGGKVYAVGGFVVSLTNSVSVDVYDPKADRWSAGPPIPSAVNHAMSAALGDDVYVAGGYSAVVFGAVNTAFVLRDGTWLPIAPMPETRAAGAMVAYGGKLWIYGGFTQQGVLATTALVYDPKTGLWSTGQGLPTPREHLTAVTDGRSVWALGGRNGSPDTNTALVERLDVPTGRWYRVPGLLQTRSGHVSALTSTGFLVSAGGEHAGGVFDSVEAYDTRTGRRLRLPRLAPGRTGFGGVALGSRFLVFSGAGDAGYLAATEALDLRR
- a CDS encoding RNA polymerase sigma factor, with amino-acid sequence MSPTALPKEAQIDEVKDLITRGKEQGFLTSEEIGAALVQAELPPESMDAVLQVFNDEGIEIVEPSEEDEDPNRQAMLRREEELALKAPTNDPVRMYLKEIGKVPLLTAEEEVDLAKRIEAGLFASEKLATTRKIADKTRKDLEAIERDGQLAKKKLVEANLRLVVSIAKRYVGRGMLFLDLIQEGNLGLIRAVEKFDYTKGYKFSTYATWWIRQAITRAIADQARTIRIPVHMVETINKLIRIQRQLLQDLGREPTPEEIAKEMDLTPDKVREILKVSQEPVSLETPIGEEEDSHLGDFIEDSDAVVPVDAASFILLQEQLDSVLHTLSEREKKVIQLRFGLTDGHPRTLEEVGREFGVTRERIRQIESKTLSKLRHPSRSQKLRDYLE
- the dnaG gene encoding DNA primase, with the translated sequence MARIPDEDIARIREASPIESVVGDYVQLRSAGGGELKGLCPFHEEKSPSFHLTPARGLYHCFGCGVGGDTIDFVMRIEHLSFAESVERLAQRAGIEIKYAQGGSSTRGAHAGQRTRLVQAHRAAVEFYAARLADDPAAKPARVFLAERGFDDDAARAYGVGYAPDTWDSLTKHLASAGFSREECVAAGLCSQGQRGVIDRFRGRLMFPIRDNTGDPIGFGARALKDGDEPKYLNTPETAIYKKSHVLYGLDKARLEIGRRAQAVVVEGYTDVMACHLAGVPTAVATCGTSLTGDHISMLRRLLMDQDEFRGEVVFTFDGDNAGQRAALKVFEEDARFVTQTFVAVEPSGMDPCELRLAKGDAAVRDLVARRVPLFEFKLKAELAKHDLETAEGRVHALATCAPIVAGIRDRSLRPEYARRLAGWLGLPVDDVLARVSEIAARGAVAQQAPQQAPVRPDARDPELKAQRESLKSVIQSPGLVGPVWDTLDPELFTHPAYRACHDAIKDAGGVRSFGASNGGVQGFVTRVRQAAPDDDVRSLLTELAVEPLRSDDASRPAYVRQQVARLQEMGLTRRITETKSRLQRLNPVEAPEKYNALFSELVDMQARQRALREQAIDPGHGTT
- a CDS encoding HD domain-containing protein, with product MTTERALAWAATTHRTPGADGVVLAHGDAGPRVLAGTPPHDRRAREDLEARLLAPGATRAHGAGHRAREEEPDPERTCFERDRDRILHASAFRRLAGKTQVFVHPADHARTRLTHALEVTQVATSVARATGLNVPLTEAIALGHDCGHGPGGHASEDAFAAFLPEGYDHAPWGADVTLAPLNLCAETLDGIRNHSWSRPAPSTPEALVVSWADRCAYTAHDLEDAVRAGIVALDDVPADVAAVAGRTRKEQLRTFVNALIDCVRDTGVVGMRPEPAAALAALRAFCYERIYTRPASVGQADAVIAVLRALVEHYAAESDAEDPVRSAVAYVGGMTDRFAFDTAVAVLGWEKDRLPRGVS
- a CDS encoding type II toxin-antitoxin system PemK/MazF family toxin, which produces MIERGGVFWVDFGPAVGSAPAKRRPAVVVQSDDVNRSAIGSVVVASLTSNTQLGQIPGNVFVPASATGLPKDSVVNVSQLSAVPRDDLDGPVGQVPLALMREVDDGLRRVLAL
- a CDS encoding YdcF family protein, whose protein sequence is MRRVLRWLLRATAAVVVLVVLVVGFTAVRVWQVARLDSRDRVDAIVVLGASQFDGRPSAIFKARLDHAKTLYDDRVGPVVVTVGGNREGDRFTEAAAGARYLRSSGVPADAVAEVGKGSDTLSSLEAVAVLAEERSWENVLLVTDPWHSYRARSMAGEVGLSARTSPARTGPVVQGRGRELRYILRETAAYLYYKVLGTSSGGRGPSAV